Proteins found in one Takifugu rubripes chromosome 17, fTakRub1.2, whole genome shotgun sequence genomic segment:
- the mrpl4 gene encoding large ribosomal subunit protein uL4m — MFRCSVVICGKKLVQRFASTLAGESALPTNLLLPTNLVDPARLKRPSPPADCPLPVLRKCDAAIPAHLSHIQTWVETLEKEDSEPLGLAHLHPDVFAVPPRLDILHMVEIWQRNFKRISHAHTKVRSEVRGGGKKPWRQKGSGRARHGSIRSPLWRGGGVSHGPRGPTSYYYMLPMKVRVQGLKVALSSKMSQSYLHVVDSLAIPTPDPQYLRDLIGHRHWGQSVLIVDVSEEFPENILQATANLKTVNIIPAIGLNVHSLLKHEAIVLTLEAIKFLEDKLLWHDQRYTPLYPFKLPYSDFP; from the exons atgttccGATGTTCTGTGGTGATTTGTGGCAAAAAGCTCGTACAGAGG TTTGCCTCAACACTTGCTGGTGAGAGTGCACTGCCTACTAATCTGCTGCTGCCAACAAACCTTGTGGATCCTGCCAGATTAA AGCGACCCTCTCCACCTGCAGACTGCCCTCTGCCCGTGCTCAGGAAGTGTGATGCTGCCATTCCCGCTCACCTGAGCCACATTCAGACCTGGGTGGAAACTCTGGAGAAAGAGGACAGTGAGCCGTTAGGTTTGGCTCACCTCCACCCAGATGTCTTTGCAGTCCCTCCGAG GCTTGATATTCTCCATATGGTGGAAATATGGCAGAGAAACTTTAAACGAATT AGCCACGCCCACACAAAggtcaggtcagaggtgagagGTGGTGGCAAGAAACCTTGGCGACAGAAAGGAAGTGGAAGAGCTCGTCATGGAAGCATCAGATCTCCTCTCTGGAGAGGAG GTGGGGTGTCTCATGGACCCCGGGGACCAACCAGTTATTACTACATGCTGCCTATGAAGGTTCGTGTGCAGGGACTAAAGGTGGCTCTAAGCTCTAAAATGAGTCAG tcctACCTTCATGTGGTGGACTCTTTGGCCATCCCCACACCTGACCCCCAGTACCTGAGGGACCTCATTGGGCACCGGCACTGGGGCCAGTCTGTCTTGATAGTTGATGT ATCTGAAGAGTTTCCTGAAAACATCCTCCAGGCAACAGCAAATCTGAAGACTGTTAACATCATTCCAGCTATAG GTCTGAACGTCCACAGTCTTCTAAAACACGAAGCTATTGTTCTCACGCTAGAAGCAATCAAGTTTCTGGAAGACAAGCTGCTGTGGCATGACCAGCGTTACACACCATTGTACCCCTTTAAACTGCCATACTCAGATTTCCCGTAA
- the LOC101076780 gene encoding neuroblast differentiation-associated protein AHNAK, translating into MPTHRRGQSLSEALTLERSEEGTLVVSSDVTNQNLKEGDEILGATINFEQLSKEEVLHVLKIMEPFNDKVHVFTRNNRSKSLGNLDQCVSPETMLTDSYNKLYNAKIKKFMRITEASSADGESNSKSTTPGSSKVRLKHAAGLPRLGVDFGFLKTRPPSEDLCDTGDAGDTTYGSNLNLPPLGLGTHAPLKVNAQTPQLNAPDLNVAGAEDPKVNTATPKTKPNLERTQIGLDSSRNLKAPTVKMDIRGSGPEAPELEMIFDEENSTFGADSPKVQIEGTKKEVKMPNLDFSGPSYSGPEYDLTTPSVPSGKQSLKRLKTPVLNIDDPSSYVGLPKVKLSGRSPDLDLDISGKTEFQPNLNGPIIDAPSGKLTLPKFGVSGKGNANVQTRDLSIESPKVKGKIRAPNINVSEADLKGPKLESDTPAAALKGPSIKYKAPKFTMPKFDLPKIDMQTTDVDVASPKFKGDMNFPGVETKLDLDKPSGKLDLDASGKLRLPKFKLFGAVPNKEGVDINAGMTTPELKMKSPKTNMDIPDMKVKSPKLDLSGTLPKGKGLDVKTDLKSPDFTLKTPKIKRGFDAPNVNLPNMELKTPEINIGSPKTKVPKFKMPQSNAPSLKTTEFDGNVNVPDVNALGVNFNAPDINVATPSGKFRKPDLGFSGPKLDGPKINLSGGINATEGKTPKTDFKAPRLDMSNVIIYNPPKLDADTPDVNIGSPKGKMKMPKIKMPRFSLPTFKGPEIDGNLNGPDLNAKTPSINLSGPKGDLDVDVAGPSRKFKRPNMSLPDLGLSSPNLDSPDLDLKSPVLDISGPNVSSGINAPVIKIPKGDHKSPKLNVNAPKLDVDMTSGKLKMPELHGPDWDFNAPSGKVKLPKSNLSLPKGPNLDVGANLKSPHLNLNAPKFQGETHTPEMNMDLKTSELNMKAPDFNIASPKAKFKMPKFKVPKFSLPSLKGPEIDGNLGGPNMNINQPSVSLSVPHADLKMPDISGPSGKLKKPNLNLSEMRLSGPSMDGPKLDLQVPDLDMPRADLKSPQLDLNARNINLPKGKLNLPELHSPKFPKVDLSGKLPQGPYSDINTGLQTPDLTLKAPNINCDTDTPHLDTPAIDIKAPKVDVNAPNVNIGSPKAKLGMSKIQMPEFELPSLKGPDINGSVDGPHMDINAPSLDFESRKTDLDMSDVGVGSSGKLKMPNLNLPDLGFSGPKLDGPNLKLKSPDLKAPQFDVKGPDVNIGSPKTKLKMPKLKMPKVNLPNIKGPEFDGNFDMPHFDAPNVKLKGKKPSFEMPDVDLSANMDSGLNTTNIAMPDVNLKSPNLDLNTPNLDIDMPSGKVKMPTLTKPKAGFHTPDLDVHGPKLDANGPDVNIGSPKPKFKMPKLKFPKFSFPGLKGPEIDGNLNAPDVDVDVPNIRGLKPNLEMPDVAISGASAKYPKPNFNPPAFDLSAPKFEGPNLDMKSPEFNISGSPKGKLKIPKLKEPKMSLPNVKGPEIDGNFTGPDLNANAPSLNFNGPKSDFDINVPGPSGKFKKPNLNLPDLGSFSSVLHGPNMDLKSPGLDISVPNIGGELKAPRVDAPSAKISGTLPKGPNLDLNADVNSPDLRLKSPKIKGAFDSPYMDLPDKRVKAPKLDVSTPGVNIGSPKTKLKMPKLKMPKVSLQNIKGPEIDGNFDGPDVGINGPKAKLKETKPLFEIPEVGFGSSFGKPDKPHMSIPDVGFSSPAVDGPEFNFGPPALNTKLPKGSNVNINSDLKNPDFHLTAPKSKIKGGFHSPKMDLPKMNNKTPKLDMNVPDFNIGLPEANIKKSKIKMPNGPQIDINGDFQGPDFNVPNVDVDHFKRKLKMPSTNVSGLQAKTPEIDLSGNMPDVNLPDSRVKGPKTDLNIKRPDLQINGSMRQPENSFGVPQVKRDIRGPDFDMNGPSGNMQGPQFDLNSANTKFRLPSFKLPQLGGSDLNRTGSDIDFGASVQPTNFFPPNANLSTKPSQIKRNITGPSVNTPNMDLGIQKVMMQNTQLHWKNPDLNIDDPLLNFNRPSVKNRRSDITGVNGKIPALDVDGDLRPQHHKRSTKMDVRSSYPLSGTQLGHHIDHSDLNIDDFTGKDYVLRARGSKNAHQDSHNHGQLVSAPVVTTGTNNHSETRGIPPSYDGLYAKVQKTAKAKSKAQSPHLPQDSRIRAADSTDGYLVTVFPSKIQNSNPTNRKYKTLGGTEFYATDVDLEVPNEKDLKGSTFFFSNLV; encoded by the exons ATG CCGACACATCGCAGAGGACAGAGTCTTTCTGAGGCTCTGACTCTGGAGCGCTCAGAAGAAGGGACGCTGGTCGTATCCAGCGATGTAACCAATCAGAACTTGAAGGAAG GGGATGAAATTTTGGGAGCAACCATCAATTTTGAGCAACTATCAAAAGAGGAGGTGCTTCATGTCCTCAAAATTATGGAGCCTTTCAATGACAAGGTTCACGTTTTCACAAGGAACAATCGGAGCAAGAGCCTTGGAAATTTGGACCAGTGTGTCAGTCCTGAGACA ATGCTGACTGATTCTTACAATAAACTCTACAATGCCAAAATCAAGAAGTTCATGAGAATCACAGAGGCTTCCTCTGCAGATGGAGAAAGCAACAGCAAATCAACAACACCAGGCTCATCCAAGGTCAGGCTGAAGCATGCCGCAGGCTTGCCTCGCCTTGGGGTTGATTTTGGTTTCTTGAAAACAAGGCCACCGAGTGAGGACCTTTGTGATACAGGAGACGCAGGAGACACAACATATGGCAGCAATCTGAACCTTCCTCCGTTGGGACTTGGGACTCATGCTCCACTTAAAGTCAATGCCCAAACACCACAGCTTAATGCTCCTGACCTGAACGTagctggagctgaagatccAAAAGTCAACACTGCAACTCCAAAAACTAAGCCAAATCTTGAAAGAACTCAAATAGGACTGGATTCCTCTCGAAATTTAAAAGCTCCTACAGTTAAGATGGACATTAGAGGTTCAGGTCCTGAAGCCCCTGAATTAGAGATGATCTTTGATGAGGAAAATAGCACTTTTGGAGCAGATTCCCCCAAAGTACAAATTGAAGGTACAAAGAAAGAAGTGAAAATGCCAAACCTGGACTTTTCAGGGCCTTCTTACAGTGGTCCAGAATATGACCTCACAACACCAAGTGTCCCTTCAGGTAAACAAAGTCTCAAGAGACTGAAAACCCCGGTGCTAAATATAGATGATCCCTCGAGTTATGTGGGATTACCAAAGGTCAAACTTTCTGGGAGATCTCCTGATTTAGACCTGGATATTTCAGGTAAGACAGAATTTCAGCCAAATTTAAATGGACCAATCATTGATGCCCCATCTGGTAAACTAACTCTACCCAAATTTGGGGTCTCAGGCAAAGGAAATGCTAATGTTCAAACACGTGATTTGAGCATTGAAAGCCCAAAAGTAAAAGGGAAGATACGGGCACCGAATATAAATGTATCTGAGGCTGACCTAAAAGGGCCAAAGTTGGAAAGTGAtactccagcagctgctcttaAAGGTCCATCAATAAAATACAAGGCTCCCAAGTTCACAATGCCTAAATTTGATTTGCCAAAAATTGACATGCAAACTACAGATGTCGATGTCGCTAGCCCTAAATTTAAAGGAGACATGAATTTTCCTGGTGTTGAAACAAAACTAGACCTTGATAAGCCTTCTGGAAAATTGGACCTTGATGCCTCTGGAAAGCTTAGGTTGCCAAAATTCAAGCTTTTTGGTGCCGTACCTAATAAGGAAGGTGTTGACATTAATGCAGGGATGACCACACCAGAACTTAAGATGAAATCCCCAAAGACAAATATGGACATTCCTGATATGAAAGTCAAAAGTCCAAAGTTAGACCTTTCAGGCACATTACCAAAGGGTAAAGGATTGGATGTAAAAACAGATCTTAAGTCTCCAGACTTCACTTTGAAGACACCAAAGATAAAGCGTGGATTTGATGCTCCAAATGTGAACTTACCGAACATGGAACTTAAAACACCAGAAATCAACATTGGTTCGCCAAAGACAAAAGTACCTAAATTTAAAATGCCTCAATCAAATGCTCCAAGCCTTAAAACAACTGAATTTGATGGTAACGTCAATGTTCCAGATGTTAATGCACTCGGTGTCAATTTCAATGCTCCCGATATTAATGTTGCCACACCATCAGGAAAGTTCAGGAAGCCTGATCTGGGCTTTTCTGGTCCAAAATTAGATGGCCCCAAAATAAACCTCAGTGGTGGTATAAATGCTACAGAGGGGAAAACACCCAAAACTGATTTCAAAGCTCCCCGTTTAGATATGTCAAATGTTATAATATACAATCCTCCAAAATTAGATGCAGACACTCCTGATGTCAACATTGGGTCACctaaaggaaaaatgaaaatgccCAAAATAAAAATGCCTAGATTTAGTTTGCCAACTTTTAAAGGGCCTGAAATTGATGGAAACCTCAATGGACCAGATTTGAATGCAAAAACACCCTCAATTAACCTGAGTGGTCCAAAAGGTGACCTGGATGTTGATGTTGCTGGGCCATCAAGAAAATTCAAGAGGCCAAACATGAGCTTACCTGACCTGGGGCTTTCTAGTCCAAATTTAGATAGCCCTGACCTGGATCTTAAATCACCTGTCTTAGATATCTCTGGTCCTAATGTAAGTAGTGGTATAAATGCACCAGTTATAAAAATACCCAAAGGTGACCACAAAAGTCCCAAACTGAACGTCAATGCCCCCAAACTTGATGTAGATATGACATCAGGTAAATTGAAAATGCCAGAGCTTCATGGTCCAGACTGGGATTTTAATGCTCCCTCGGGTAAAGTAAAACTGCCTAAATCCAATCTTTCATTACCAAAAGGACCAAATTTGGATGTAGGTGCAAATCTTAAATCACCACATCTGAATCTAAATGCTCCAAAATTTCAGGGTGAAACTCACACCCCTGAAATGAACATGGACCTTAAAACTTCTGAACTGAATATGAAGGCCCCAGATTTCAACATTGCTTCGCCAAAGGCAAAATTTAAAATGCCAAAATTTAAGGTACCTAAATTTAGTCTTCCAAGCTTAAAAGGACCTGAGATTGATGGAAATTTAGGTGGTCCAAACATGAATATTAATCAGCCCAGTGTCAGCCTCAGTGTTCCTCATGCTGATTTAAAGATGCCAGATATTTCTGGGCCATCAGGAAAACTCAAGAAGCCAAACTTAAACCTGTCTGAAATGAGACTTTCTGGTCCAAGCATGGATGGCCCCAAACTTGATCTTCAAGTACCAGATTTAGATATGCCTAGAGCTGATCTAAAAAGTCCCCAACTGGACCTTAATGCCAGAAACATCAATTTACCAAAAGGTAAATTGAATTTGCCAGAACTTCATAGTCCCAAATTTCCAAAAGTAGATCTTTCAGGCAAATTACCACAAGGACCATATTCAGATATAAACACTGGTCTTCAGACACCAGATTTGACTCTAAAAGCTCCAAACATAAATTGTGATACTGATACTCCCCATTTGGATACACCAGCCATAGACATTAAAGCCCCAAAGGTGGATGTGAATGCTCCAAATGTCAACATAGGTTCACCTAAAGCAAAATTAGGCATGTCCAAAATCCAAATGCCGGAGTTTGAGCTTCCAAGTCTAAAAGGCCCTGACATTAATGGCAGTGTTGATGGTCCACACATGGATATTAATGCACCCAGCCTAGATTTTGAGAGTCGTAAAACTGATTTGGACATGTCGGATGTTGGTGTTGGATCATCAGGGAAATTAAAAATGCCAAACTTAAATCTGCCTGACCTGGGGTTTTCTGGTCCAAAATTAGATGGCCCTAATCTGAAGCTCAAATCTCCCGACCTAAAAGCTCCACAGTTTGATGTGAAGGGTCCAGATGTCAACATTGGTTCACCtaaaacaaaactcaaaatGCCAAAATTGAAAATGCCTAAAGTTAATCTGCCAAATATAAAGGGACCAGAATTTGATGGAAACTTTGACATGCCACATTTTGACGCACCCAATGTGAAACTGAAAGGGAAAAAACCTAGCTTTGAAATGCCAGATGTCGATTTAAGTGCAAACATGGATAGTGGACTAAATACAACAAATATTGCAATGCCAGATGTTAACCTTAAAAGCCCCAACCTTGACTTAAATACCCCAAACCTTGACATAGACATGCCATCAGGTAAAGTGAAAATGCCAACTCTGACTAAACCAAAGGCAGGGTTCCACACTCCAGACTTGGATGTTCATGGTCCTAAGTTAGATGCGAATGGTCCAGATGTCAACATTGGTTCACCAAAGCCAAAATTTAAAATGCCCAAACTGAAGTTTCCTAAATTTAGTTTTCCAGGCCTAAAAGGACCTGAAATTGATGGAAATCTAAATGCACCTGATGTTGATGTAGATGTGCCAAACATCAGAGGATTAAAACCTAATTTAGAAATGCCAGATGTTGCTATATCTGGTGCATCTGCAAAATACCCCAAACCAAATTTTAATCCGCCCGCTTTTGACCTTTCTGCCCCAAAGTTTGAAGGCCCAAATTTGGACATGAAATCACCTGAATTTAATATCTCTGGTTCACCCAAAGGAAAACTAAAAATTCCCAAACTAAAAGAGCCTAAAATGAGTCTACCAAATGTAAAAGGACCCGAAATTGACGGAAATTTTACTGGACcagatttaaatgcaaatgcaccCTCCCTGAACTTCAATGGTCCAAAATCTGACTTTGATATCAATGTTCCTGGACCATCAGGAAAATTCAAGAAGCCAAACTTAAACTTGCCAGACCTGGGGAGTTTTAGTTCAGTATTACATGGCCCTAACATGGATCTAAAATCACCTGGCTTAGATATCTCTGTTCCTAATATAGGTGGTGAATTGAAGGCCCCAAGAGTTGATGCTCCTTCTGCAAAAATCTCTGGTACATTACCAAAAGGACCCAACTTGGACCTAAATGCAGATGTAAATTCGCCAGATTTGAGATTGAAATCACCAAAGATAAAAGGTGCATTTGATTCTCCTTACATGGATTTGCCTGATAAGAGAGTCAAAGCTCCAAAATTGGATGTGAGCACTCCAGGTGTCAACATTGGGTCACCtaaaacaaaactcaaaatGCCAAAATTGAAAATGCCAAAAGTTAGTCTACAAAATATAAAGGGACCAGAAATTGATGGAAACTTTGATGGGCCAGATGTTGGCATTAATGGCCCCAAGGCCAAACTTAAAGAGACCAAACCTCTTTTTGAGATCCCAGAGGTTGGTTTTGGCAGTTCATTTGGAAAACCTGACAAACCACATATGAGCATACCTGATGTGGGGTTCTCTAGTCCAGCTGTAGATGGTCCAGAATTTAATTTTGGGCCACCAGCCCTAAATACCAAATTACCCAAAGGGTCAAATGTTAACATTAATTCAGACCTGAAAAATCCAGACTTTCATCTGACAGCGccaaaaagtaaaataaagggTGGATTTCACAGCCCCAAGATGGATTTACCAAAAATGAACAACAAAACTCCCAAGTTAGATATGAATGTCCCAGATTTCAATATTGGCTTGCCTGAAGCAAATATTAAAAAGTCTAAAATCAAAATGCCAAATGGCCCCCAAATTGACATCAATGGAGACTTTCAGGGACCTGACTTCAATGTGCCAAATGTAGAtgttgatcattttaaaagaaaattaaaaatgccAAGTACAAATGTATCTGGGCTTCAGGCAAAGACACCAGAAATAGACCTATCAGGAAATATGCCAGATGTAAATTTACCCGATTCTAGGGTCAAAGGCCCTAAGACAGATCTCAATATAAAGCGCCCTGATCTCCAAATAAATGGTAGTATGAGACAGCCTGAAAATAGTTTTGGTGTCCCTCAGGTTAAAAGAGACATAAGAGGTCCAGATTTTGACATGAATGGTCCCTCAGGAAACATGCAAGGTCCTCAGTTTGATCTTAATTCAGCAAATACAAAGTTCAGACTCCCTTCATTTAAGCTGCCGCAGTTGGGTGGGTCAGATCTTAACAGGACAGGATCTGATATTGATTTTGGAGCCTCGGTGCAACCAACtaatttttttcctccaaatgcAAACCTGAGCACAAAACCTTCCCAGATAAAGCGGAATATTACTGGTCCAAGTGTCAACACTCCTAACATGGACCTTGGCATCCAAAAAGTGATGATGCAGAATACACAGCTGCATTGGAAAAATCCAGACCTCAACATCGATGATCCTTTATTAAACTTTAACAGACCATCTGTTAAGAATCGCAGATCGGATATCACTGGTGTAAATGGGAAGATACCTGCTTTAGATGTAGATGGAGATCTCAGACCTCAGCACCATAAAAGGTCAACTAAGATGGATGTAAGATCCAGTTATCCTCTCTCAGGTACCCAGTTAGGCCACCATATTGACCATTCGGATCTCAATATTGATGATTTCACGGGAAAGGATTATGTACTACGGGCTCGAGGCTCAAAAAATGCTCACCAGGATTCCCATAACCATGGGCAGTTGGTGTCTGCACCAGTTGTTACTACTGGTACAAACAACCACTCGGAGACCAGAGGGATCCCTCCCAGTTATGATGGTTTATATGCAAAGGtccaaaaaacagcaaaagcaaAATCTAAAGCACAATCCCCTCATTTGCCCCAGGATTCAAGGATTAGAGCAGCTGACAGTACAGACGGATACCTTGTTACAGTTTTTCCCAGTAAAATACAAAACTCAAACCCAACAAACCGCAAATATAAAACACTTGGGGGGACTGAATTTTATGCAACAGATGTAGATCTTGAGGTTCCAAATGAAAAAGATCTCAAAGGGTCAACATTCTTTTTCTCCAACCTTGTGTAG